GTGACCCGCTGAGCGCGTCGAGCCGCACGCCGCACATCGGCATCCTGGCGCTCCAGGGCGATGTGCGCGAGCACGCCCACGTGCTGCGCGGACTCGGCGCCGAGGTGTCCCTCGTCCGCCGCCCGTCCGAGCTTGCGGCGGTCGACGGCCTCGTCATCCCCGGGGGCGAGTCGAGCGTCATCGACAAACTGTCGCGCGCGTTCGGGATGCAGCATCCCATCCGCGACGCGATCGCCTCGGGCATGCCCGTCTACGGGACGTGCGCCGGCATGATCATGCTGGCCGACCGCATCACAGGTGCCATCGACGGCCAGGAGACCTTCGGCGGCCTCGACGTCGTGGTCGCGCGGAACGCCTTCGGGAGCCAGGTGGACTCGTTCGAGACCGATCTGGAGGTGGACGGCTTCGAGGGCGGACCCGTGCACGCCGCGTTCATCCGGGCACCTCTCGTGACCGAGGTGGGGGAGCGTGCGACGCCGATCGCGACGCTGCCGGACGGCGGGGTCGTGGCGGTGGAGCAGGGCAGCCTTCTGGCGACCGCCTTCCACCCCGAGGTCTCGGGCGAGACGAGATTCCACGAGCGGTTCCTCCACCGCGTGCGCGCCGCAGTCTGAGGATCGCCCGGGCGAAAGGCTAGATTCTCAGGCATGGGGATCAACGACTGGTGGCGGGATCATCCCGAGGAGCGGTACTGGATGATCGCTCCCTCACGCGGGGTCGTCGGCGATGCTCTGAGCGCACCCAAGTCGTCGTTGGACCGTCGCTTCGAGTGGTCGCA
This genomic interval from Microbacterium sp. 4R-513 contains the following:
- the pdxT gene encoding pyridoxal 5'-phosphate synthase glutaminase subunit PdxT, with translation MAGDPLSASSRTPHIGILALQGDVREHAHVLRGLGAEVSLVRRPSELAAVDGLVIPGGESSVIDKLSRAFGMQHPIRDAIASGMPVYGTCAGMIMLADRITGAIDGQETFGGLDVVVARNAFGSQVDSFETDLEVDGFEGGPVHAAFIRAPLVTEVGERATPIATLPDGGVVAVEQGSLLATAFHPEVSGETRFHERFLHRVRAAV